In Actinomadura citrea, a single window of DNA contains:
- the kynU gene encoding kynureninase produces the protein MSLEDEARRLDETDPLPTLRGEFLVPPAPGGPCAEAAYFAGNSLGLQPRSVAGLLREELDDWARLAVEAHTRGRRPWVNYHELLREPAARLVGALPHEVVAMNSLTVDLHLMMASFYRPAGTRTRIVIEDAAFPSDSYAVASQAVQHGLDPAGTVVRLRPRDGEDTLRTEDVLAFLDREGGTVALVLLGGVNYLTGQLMDMAAITKAGRAAGAVVGWDLAHAAGNVPLRLHDWDVDFAAWCTYKYLNGGPGAVAGCFVHERHVRDASVPKLAGWWGTDPAVRFRMDADIAPPASADAWQLSNPPIMALAPVLASLEIFDRVGMDALRAKSERLTGYLADRLAAIGAVVVTPPDPAARGAQLSVRVADAGVLVRRLAEEHGVIADAREPDVVRLAPVPLYCTFHDCHRAAAALADLL, from the coding sequence GTGAGCCTGGAGGACGAGGCGCGGCGCCTCGACGAGACCGATCCGCTGCCCACGCTGCGGGGGGAGTTCCTCGTCCCGCCCGCGCCCGGCGGGCCCTGCGCGGAGGCCGCCTACTTCGCGGGCAACTCCCTCGGGCTCCAGCCGAGGAGCGTGGCCGGGCTGCTCCGCGAGGAGCTGGACGACTGGGCGCGGCTCGCCGTCGAGGCCCACACGCGGGGCCGCCGCCCCTGGGTGAACTACCACGAGCTGCTCCGCGAGCCCGCCGCCCGCCTCGTGGGCGCGCTGCCGCACGAGGTCGTCGCGATGAACTCGCTGACCGTCGACCTGCACCTGATGATGGCGAGCTTCTACCGTCCCGCCGGGACGCGCACCCGCATCGTCATCGAGGACGCGGCGTTCCCGTCCGACTCCTATGCGGTCGCCAGCCAGGCCGTCCAGCACGGGCTCGACCCGGCCGGGACGGTCGTGCGGCTCAGGCCCCGCGACGGAGAAGACACGCTGCGCACCGAGGACGTCCTGGCGTTCCTCGACCGCGAGGGCGGCACGGTCGCGCTCGTCCTGCTCGGCGGGGTCAACTACCTGACCGGCCAGCTCATGGACATGGCGGCGATCACCAAGGCGGGCCGGGCCGCCGGCGCCGTCGTCGGGTGGGACCTCGCCCACGCCGCCGGGAACGTCCCTTTGCGCCTGCACGACTGGGACGTGGACTTCGCCGCCTGGTGCACCTACAAGTACCTCAACGGCGGACCGGGCGCCGTCGCGGGATGCTTCGTCCACGAGCGGCACGTCCGGGACGCCTCCGTGCCGAAGCTGGCGGGCTGGTGGGGCACCGACCCCGCCGTCCGGTTCCGGATGGACGCCGACATAGCGCCGCCCGCCTCCGCCGACGCCTGGCAGCTGTCCAACCCGCCGATCATGGCGCTCGCCCCGGTGCTGGCCTCCCTGGAGATCTTCGACCGGGTGGGGATGGACGCGCTGCGCGCCAAGAGCGAGCGCCTCACCGGCTACCTGGCGGACCGGCTCGCCGCGATCGGCGCCGTGGTCGTCACGCCGCCCGACCCGGCGGCGCGCGGCGCCCAGCTGTCGGTGCGGGTGGCGGACGCCGGCGTGCTCGTCCGGCGGCTCGCCGAGGAGCACGGCGTCATCGCCGACGCGCGTGAGCCCGATGTCGTCCGGCTCGCGCCCGTCCCGCTGTACTGCACGTTCCACGACTGCCACCGAGCCGCCGCGGCCCTGGCGGATCTTCTTTAG
- a CDS encoding 2-keto-4-pentenoate hydratase — MADVHALAAALDEAARDVRAIPKLTGRAPLDVATAYAVQRAGIERRRRRGERLAGVKMGFTSRAKMVQMGVDDVIWGLLTDGMAAESAVDVSRLIHPRIEPEIAYLIGREVRSAAEVESAVAGVAVGFEVLDSRYEDFAFTLPDVIADNASAARFGVGAWHAPRDLSNAGLLLEIDGRPVQTGSSAAILGDPARSLRAAARLALGAGMTLEPGWIVLAGAATAAVPLPKDAHVRVVGAGLGAVEVTT, encoded by the coding sequence ATGGCGGACGTGCACGCGCTCGCGGCGGCGCTAGACGAGGCCGCCCGGGACGTTCGGGCGATCCCCAAGCTGACCGGCCGGGCGCCGCTGGACGTCGCGACGGCGTACGCGGTGCAGCGCGCCGGGATCGAGCGGCGGCGCCGCAGGGGCGAGCGGCTCGCCGGGGTGAAGATGGGGTTCACCAGCCGGGCCAAGATGGTCCAGATGGGCGTGGACGACGTCATCTGGGGCCTGCTGACCGACGGCATGGCGGCCGAGTCGGCGGTGGACGTGTCCCGCCTCATCCACCCGCGGATCGAGCCCGAGATCGCCTACCTGATCGGGCGGGAGGTCCGCTCCGCCGCCGAGGTCGAGTCCGCCGTGGCGGGCGTCGCCGTCGGGTTCGAGGTGCTCGACTCCCGCTACGAGGACTTCGCGTTCACGCTCCCGGACGTCATCGCCGACAACGCCTCGGCGGCCCGGTTCGGCGTCGGCGCCTGGCACGCGCCCCGCGACCTGTCGAACGCCGGGCTCCTGCTGGAGATCGACGGGCGCCCGGTGCAGACGGGCTCGTCCGCCGCGATCCTCGGTGACCCGGCGCGGTCGCTGCGGGCGGCGGCCCGGCTCGCGCTCGGCGCCGGGATGACGCTGGAGCCGGGCTGGATCGTCCTCGCCGGCGCCGCGACGGCCGCGGTCCCGCTGCCGAAGGACGCCCACGTCCGGGTCGTCGGCGCGGGCCTCGGCGCCGTGGAGGTGACGACCTGA
- a CDS encoding alpha/beta hydrolase: MDDLDDWPGSELSDEELDVAYNVRRKAGPELFDRHMARYRAMSEAAVEGLPGHPGIVYDKASGERLDVWGTGEGLRPVFVFLHGGYWMALSRDVSSFMARMLHEQGVATVVPDYTLAPKATLEEIVRQTRAAVAWVYRHGREHGLDPERIVVGGSSAGGHLTGMTMVGGWQEPLGLPADVVKAAMPFSGLFDIRPITRVYVNEAVRLDLARAAALSPALLPARYRCPAVLVAAQDDGAGFLAQSRMFHPRWNAGDLVIVPGRDHFDVVLDLADPDSLPGRALVDLVRAV; encoded by the coding sequence GTGGACGATCTGGACGACTGGCCTGGCAGTGAACTGAGCGACGAGGAGTTGGACGTCGCCTACAACGTGCGCAGGAAGGCAGGGCCCGAGCTGTTCGACCGGCACATGGCCCGGTACCGGGCCATGTCGGAGGCGGCCGTCGAGGGGCTGCCGGGGCACCCGGGGATCGTCTACGACAAGGCGAGCGGGGAGCGGCTCGACGTCTGGGGCACCGGCGAGGGGCTGCGGCCGGTGTTCGTCTTCCTGCACGGCGGCTACTGGATGGCGCTGTCGCGGGACGTGTCGTCGTTCATGGCGAGGATGCTGCACGAGCAGGGCGTCGCGACCGTGGTGCCCGACTACACCCTGGCGCCGAAGGCGACGCTGGAGGAGATCGTCCGGCAGACACGGGCGGCCGTGGCCTGGGTGTACCGGCACGGGCGCGAGCACGGTCTCGACCCCGAGCGGATCGTGGTGGGGGGCAGTTCGGCGGGCGGGCACCTGACCGGGATGACGATGGTCGGCGGCTGGCAGGAGCCGCTCGGGCTGCCCGCCGACGTCGTCAAGGCCGCGATGCCGTTCAGCGGGCTGTTCGACATCCGCCCGATCACCCGCGTCTACGTCAACGAGGCCGTGCGGCTGGACCTGGCGCGGGCGGCGGCGCTCAGCCCCGCGCTGCTGCCGGCGCGGTACCGCTGCCCTGCCGTCCTCGTCGCCGCGCAGGACGACGGGGCCGGCTTCCTCGCGCAGTCCCGGATGTTCCATCCGCGCTGGAACGCCGGGGACCTGGTGATCGTGCCGGGCCGCGACCACTTCGACGTGGTCCTGGACCTGGCGGATCCGGACTCCCTGCCCGGCCGGGCGCTCGTCGACCTGGTCCGCGCGGTGTGA
- a CDS encoding 3-hydroxyanthranilate 3,4-dioxygenase: MTLPQLSFGRPFNFDAWIEEHRDLLKPPVGNVQVFDDAGLIIMVVGGPNQRTDFHDDPTEEFFYQLKGNMVLRVMEEEGRPPTDLQINEGDVFLLPPHVRHSPQRPEPGSIGLVVEIPRPEGLTEAFEWYCTECHHLVHRAELQVRSIVDDLPPAFEGFYGSDRKCPNCGAVHPGRQWPRSMTPTTAPRV, from the coding sequence ATGACCCTGCCCCAGCTGTCGTTCGGACGGCCGTTCAACTTCGACGCCTGGATCGAGGAGCACCGGGACCTGCTGAAGCCACCGGTCGGCAACGTCCAGGTCTTCGACGACGCCGGGCTGATCATCATGGTGGTCGGCGGCCCCAACCAGCGCACCGACTTCCACGACGACCCGACCGAGGAGTTCTTCTACCAGCTCAAGGGCAACATGGTGCTGCGCGTCATGGAGGAGGAGGGCCGCCCGCCCACCGACCTGCAGATCAACGAGGGCGACGTCTTCCTGCTGCCGCCGCACGTCCGGCACTCGCCGCAGCGGCCCGAGCCCGGGTCGATCGGCCTCGTCGTGGAGATCCCGCGCCCCGAGGGCCTCACGGAGGCGTTCGAGTGGTACTGCACCGAGTGCCACCACCTCGTCCACCGCGCCGAGCTCCAGGTCCGCTCGATCGTGGACGACCTGCCGCCCGCCTTCGAGGGCTTCTACGGCAGCGACCGGAAGTGCCCGAACTGCGGCGCGGTGCACCCGGGCCGGCAGTGGCCGCGGTCCATGACCCCGACGACGGCGCCCCGTGTCTGA
- a CDS encoding MFS transporter translates to MNSPHRAIAVVFALHGAVAGTLATRIPWIQDRLDLSPTVLGAALLCPSVGAFIGMPTASRIAHRIGERRATRLLIAAWCAAGALPALAPAPVFLFAAMLLFGATAGMSDVVMNAHAVSVGRHLGRPVMSGPHGLWCVGSLVAGGAGILAAHAGIDARLHLGLVAAVLLAVGVPAGRGLLHVRPSPGAPAPRRFALPTRAVLAIGVVGFCATFAEGASADWTAVYLTEVADAGPGLAAAAYTVFMSCMAGTRLLGDRLVRRLGPARVVRCGGVVAVLGGALVVASRAPWPAIAGFALLGVGVATVVPLVFAAAGAAGATPGEGVAGVATITYLSGLTAPAITGWTAGALSYPAAFALITCVVAVMTVTAGALDARGGGATARPAAEPAGRAEKAVP, encoded by the coding sequence ATGAACTCCCCCCACCGCGCCATCGCGGTCGTGTTCGCTCTGCACGGCGCCGTCGCCGGCACCCTCGCCACCCGCATCCCCTGGATCCAGGACCGGCTCGACCTGTCCCCCACCGTGCTCGGCGCGGCGCTGCTCTGCCCGTCCGTCGGCGCGTTCATCGGCATGCCGACCGCGAGCCGCATCGCGCACCGGATCGGCGAGCGCCGGGCCACCCGCCTGCTGATCGCGGCCTGGTGCGCCGCCGGGGCGCTGCCCGCGCTCGCCCCGGCGCCCGTCTTCCTGTTCGCGGCGATGCTGCTGTTCGGGGCCACCGCCGGCATGTCCGACGTGGTGATGAACGCGCACGCGGTGTCGGTGGGGCGGCATCTGGGCCGGCCGGTCATGTCCGGCCCGCACGGCCTGTGGTGCGTGGGCAGCCTCGTCGCGGGCGGCGCCGGCATCCTGGCCGCGCACGCGGGGATCGACGCCCGCCTGCACCTCGGTCTGGTCGCGGCCGTGCTGCTGGCGGTGGGCGTCCCGGCGGGCCGCGGGCTGCTGCACGTCCGCCCGTCGCCCGGCGCCCCGGCGCCCCGGCGCTTCGCGCTGCCGACCCGGGCCGTCCTGGCCATCGGCGTCGTCGGCTTCTGCGCCACGTTCGCCGAGGGCGCCAGCGCCGACTGGACGGCCGTCTACCTGACCGAGGTGGCGGACGCGGGCCCCGGACTGGCCGCCGCCGCCTACACGGTCTTCATGTCGTGCATGGCGGGGACCCGGCTGCTCGGCGACCGGCTGGTGCGGCGGCTCGGCCCGGCCCGGGTGGTCCGGTGCGGGGGCGTGGTGGCGGTCCTCGGCGGAGCGCTGGTCGTGGCGTCCCGCGCGCCCTGGCCGGCCATCGCCGGGTTCGCGCTGCTCGGCGTCGGCGTGGCGACGGTCGTGCCGCTGGTGTTCGCGGCGGCGGGCGCCGCCGGCGCCACCCCGGGCGAGGGCGTGGCGGGCGTGGCGACGATCACCTACCTGTCCGGGCTGACCGCGCCCGCCATCACCGGCTGGACGGCCGGGGCGCTGTCCTACCCGGCCGCGTTCGCGCTCATCACGTGCGTGGTCGCGGTGATGACCGTGACGGCCGGGGCACTGGACGCGCGCGGCGGCGGTGCGACCGCGCGGCCCGCGGCCGAACCCGCCGGCCGTGCCGAGAAGGCGGTTCCCTAG
- a CDS encoding ROK family transcriptional regulator — protein MKTADPTMARAINDRLALDLLLERGPLTAPQLRTLTGLSRPTVSDLIERLRAGGLIEAAGETGADRRGPNARLYALVADRAHVAGVDLRRDAVHVSVADIAGNPVGSASRPLPPSPDLCALVADAVTEAAGGRALHTVVLGTPGLIDPRTGRATASGVPGGRPDLGAALRDRLGAPVRVENEVNLGAIAEHREGAAAGRDDFALLWLDDGVGGALVLDGRLRRGASGGAGEVGLLKVGGTDFCALLDGAAVAGLGDEVIAGRIAEAVFVLVAVLDPGLVVLGGALGRAGGDRLAGLVAAHLGLLSPAATEVRPGRVEGDAVLRGAVLTALDLVRDDVFG, from the coding sequence GTGAAGACCGCCGACCCGACGATGGCCCGCGCGATCAACGACCGGCTGGCCCTCGACCTGCTGCTGGAGCGCGGGCCGCTGACCGCGCCGCAGCTGCGGACGCTGACCGGGCTGTCGCGGCCGACGGTGTCCGATCTGATCGAGCGGCTGCGGGCCGGCGGGCTGATCGAGGCGGCGGGGGAGACCGGCGCCGACCGGCGGGGGCCGAACGCCCGCCTCTACGCGCTGGTCGCTGACCGCGCCCACGTCGCCGGGGTCGATCTGCGCCGCGACGCCGTGCACGTCAGCGTCGCCGACATCGCGGGGAACCCGGTGGGGTCGGCGTCCAGGCCGCTGCCCCCGTCCCCCGACCTCTGCGCCCTCGTCGCCGATGCGGTGACGGAGGCGGCGGGCGGCCGCGCCCTGCACACGGTGGTGCTCGGTACCCCCGGGCTGATCGACCCGCGCACCGGGCGCGCGACCGCCAGCGGCGTCCCCGGCGGCCGGCCCGACCTCGGCGCGGCCCTGCGCGACCGGCTGGGCGCGCCGGTGCGGGTGGAGAACGAGGTCAACCTCGGCGCCATCGCCGAGCACCGGGAAGGCGCGGCGGCCGGCCGCGACGACTTCGCGCTGCTCTGGCTGGACGACGGCGTCGGCGGGGCGCTCGTCCTGGACGGTCGGTTGCGGCGCGGCGCGTCGGGCGGCGCGGGCGAGGTGGGCCTGCTGAAGGTCGGCGGCACGGACTTCTGCGCCCTGCTCGACGGGGCGGCCGTCGCGGGCCTCGGCGACGAGGTGATCGCCGGGCGCATCGCCGAGGCGGTGTTCGTGCTCGTCGCCGTCCTGGACCCCGGGCTCGTCGTGCTCGGCGGGGCGCTCGGCCGCGCGGGCGGCGACCGGCTCGCGGGCCTGGTCGCCGCGCACCTCGGGCTTCTCAGCCCGGCCGCCACCGAGGTGCGGCCCGGCCGCGTCGAGGGCGATGCCGTGCTGCGCGGCGCGGTGCTGACCGCCCTCGACCTGGTCCGCGACGACGTCTTCGGCTAG
- a CDS encoding cold-shock protein, with translation MAEGTVKWFNAEKGFGFIAPDGGGPDVFVHYSAITTNGYRSLDENQRVGFEITQGQKGPQAEGVYPL, from the coding sequence ATGGCCGAAGGCACCGTGAAGTGGTTCAACGCTGAGAAGGGCTTCGGGTTCATCGCGCCCGACGGCGGCGGCCCCGACGTGTTCGTCCACTACTCGGCGATCACCACCAACGGCTACCGCAGCCTCGACGAGAACCAGCGCGTCGGGTTCGAGATCACTCAGGGCCAGAAGGGCCCGCAGGCCGAGGGCGTCTACCCGCTCTAA
- a CDS encoding RidA family protein, giving the protein MDDAILVEGKARPRGRFPHLRRAGDLVFVSGTSSRRPDGTFAGASADAMGVTDLDIREQTRAVVENIRDLLEAAGGGLSDVVSVTTYLVSMNDFGGYNEVYGEYFDETGPARTTVAVHQLPHPHLLIEISCVAHIPQATRTGKEGGT; this is encoded by the coding sequence ATGGACGACGCGATCCTCGTCGAGGGCAAGGCCCGGCCGCGCGGCCGGTTCCCGCACCTGCGGCGGGCCGGCGACCTGGTCTTCGTGTCCGGGACGAGTTCGCGCCGCCCGGACGGGACGTTCGCCGGGGCGAGCGCCGACGCGATGGGCGTCACCGACCTCGACATCCGGGAGCAGACCCGCGCCGTCGTCGAGAACATCCGCGACCTGCTGGAGGCGGCCGGCGGCGGGCTGTCCGACGTCGTCAGCGTCACCACCTACCTGGTGAGCATGAACGACTTCGGCGGCTACAACGAGGTCTACGGCGAGTACTTCGACGAGACCGGGCCCGCCCGCACGACCGTCGCCGTCCACCAGCTCCCGCACCCGCACCTGCTCATCGAGATCTCGTGCGTCGCGCACATCCCCCAGGCGACGCGGACCGGAAAGGAGGGCGGAACATGA
- a CDS encoding 2-keto-4-pentenoate hydratase: MTTNIEAAAERLLGAHAGGTPCAPVRDLITTADDAYAVQDRLTDRWLGEGRRLAGRKIGLTSRAVQAQIGVDSPDFGMLFADMAVPDGEEIPAGAVLQPRAEAEVALVLEHDLTHERHTAADVIRATAFALPAIEVVGSRVRDWDITLADTVADNASSGMYALGNRPVPLAGVDLRLCGMVMERRGEQVSTGNGAACLGHPLNAALWLADTLVRVGRPLRAGDTVLTGALGPVVPAGPGDVFEARIDGLGDVRVAFGKEES; the protein is encoded by the coding sequence GTGACCACGAACATCGAGGCCGCCGCCGAGAGGCTCCTCGGCGCCCACGCCGGCGGCACGCCGTGCGCGCCCGTCCGCGACCTGATCACCACGGCGGACGACGCCTACGCCGTCCAGGACCGGCTGACCGACCGCTGGCTGGGGGAGGGGCGCCGCCTCGCCGGCCGCAAGATCGGCCTGACGTCGCGCGCCGTCCAGGCGCAGATCGGGGTGGACAGCCCCGACTTCGGGATGCTGTTCGCCGACATGGCCGTCCCGGACGGGGAGGAGATCCCCGCCGGCGCCGTCCTGCAGCCCCGCGCCGAGGCGGAGGTCGCCCTCGTGCTGGAGCACGACCTGACCCACGAGCGGCACACCGCCGCCGACGTGATCCGCGCGACGGCGTTCGCGCTGCCCGCCATCGAGGTGGTCGGCAGCCGCGTCCGCGACTGGGACATCACGCTCGCCGACACGGTCGCCGACAACGCCTCCTCCGGCATGTACGCGCTGGGCAACCGCCCCGTCCCGCTCGCCGGCGTCGACCTGCGCCTGTGCGGGATGGTGATGGAGCGGCGCGGCGAGCAGGTCTCGACCGGCAACGGCGCCGCCTGCCTCGGGCACCCGCTGAACGCCGCGCTCTGGCTCGCCGACACCCTCGTCCGCGTCGGCCGCCCGCTGCGCGCCGGCGACACCGTCCTGACCGGCGCGCTCGGCCCGGTGGTCCCGGCCGGCCCGGGGGACGTGTTCGAGGCGCGCATCGACGGACTCGGCGACGTCCGCGTCGCGTTCGGCAAGGAGGAGTCCTGA
- a CDS encoding LysR substrate-binding domain-containing protein, translating into MRAIDLLNGRLKLRHLVLVVAVADQGSVLRAAEHLRLAQPAVTRSLREVEGLLGVELFTRGPRGMTPTMFGDAFVEHARAVLAELRRAGERISGLADGEVGTVTIGTLLAGSSVLLPRAIAALKRDRPGVTVIVQEATFDAQVPRLLDGEIDLILGRLNPIEDLRGLRQITLYGEPVRLVARRGHPARSVPGLGLADLLAYPWVLPLEQTALRSELEQVFRADGLDPPGNLVECTSVLTVRTLVRDTDMIAALPELVARTDADIAPLPVPLETVRRQVGVTLPAHRAPTPSARLMLDHLRRAAAEITAG; encoded by the coding sequence ATGCGCGCGATCGACCTGCTCAACGGACGGCTGAAGCTGCGGCACCTGGTGCTCGTCGTCGCCGTCGCCGACCAGGGCAGCGTCCTGCGGGCCGCCGAGCACCTGCGCCTCGCGCAGCCCGCGGTGACGCGCAGCCTGCGCGAGGTGGAGGGCCTCCTCGGCGTCGAGCTGTTCACCCGCGGCCCGCGCGGCATGACCCCGACCATGTTCGGCGACGCGTTCGTCGAGCACGCCCGCGCGGTCCTGGCCGAACTCCGCCGCGCGGGCGAGCGCATCAGCGGCCTGGCCGACGGCGAGGTCGGCACGGTCACGATCGGCACCCTGCTCGCCGGCTCCAGCGTCCTGCTCCCCCGCGCGATCGCGGCGCTGAAGCGGGACCGCCCCGGGGTCACCGTGATCGTCCAGGAGGCCACCTTCGACGCGCAGGTCCCCCGCCTGCTGGACGGCGAGATCGACCTGATCCTCGGCCGCCTCAACCCGATCGAGGACCTGCGCGGCCTGCGCCAGATCACCCTCTACGGCGAACCCGTCCGCCTCGTCGCCCGCCGCGGCCATCCCGCGCGCTCGGTGCCGGGCCTCGGCCTGGCCGACCTGCTCGCCTACCCCTGGGTGCTGCCCCTGGAGCAGACGGCGCTGCGGTCGGAGCTGGAGCAGGTCTTCCGCGCCGACGGCCTGGACCCGCCCGGCAACCTGGTCGAGTGCACGTCGGTGCTGACCGTCCGCACCCTCGTCCGCGACACCGACATGATCGCCGCCCTTCCCGAGCTGGTCGCGCGGACCGACGCCGACATCGCGCCGCTCCCGGTGCCGCTGGAGACCGTCCGCCGCCAGGTGGGCGTCACGCTCCCCGCGCACCGCGCCCCGACCCCGTCCGCCCGGCTGATGCTGGACCACCTCCGCCGCGCGGCCGCCGAGATCACCGCCGGCTGA
- a CDS encoding 2-hydroxymuconic semialdehyde dehydrogenase — protein MKAEHYVGGVFRSDGPAFPLVAPVDGTELGAVPEATREVVDDAVAAARTALKGPWGATGAEERAAALRRVADGIQARFEEFVDAEVADTGRPRAFAETVDVPRAVGNFRAYADLLYGRPERAYTTRVPGWSSGTGEALNYTVRRPLGVVAVVSPWNLPLLLSTWKIAPALACGNTVVAKPSEETPSTATLLARVIDDAGLPGGVFNLVHGHGPGAAGEFLTGHPGVDAIAFTGESATGAAIMRNAADHVTPVSFELGGKNPALVFADADLDAAVDGTVRSSFTHSGQICLCTERVYVERPVFEEFVARLGERARALDGYGPMISAGHRDKVLSYFRLAREEGATVVAGGGAPRFGDARDGGFHVEPTVLTGLPESARAVREEIFGPVCHVAPFDTEDEALALANDSPYGLAAAVWTRDLSRAHRVAPRVETGIVWVNCWNLRDLRTPFGGVKASGIGREGGEYSLDFFSEPVNVCVQI, from the coding sequence ATGAAGGCTGAGCACTACGTCGGCGGGGTGTTCCGTTCGGACGGTCCGGCCTTCCCCCTCGTCGCGCCCGTGGACGGCACCGAGCTGGGCGCCGTCCCCGAGGCCACGCGGGAGGTCGTCGACGACGCCGTGGCCGCGGCGCGGACCGCGCTGAAGGGCCCCTGGGGCGCGACGGGCGCCGAGGAGCGGGCCGCCGCGCTGCGGCGCGTCGCCGACGGCATCCAGGCGCGGTTCGAGGAGTTCGTGGACGCCGAGGTCGCCGACACCGGCAGGCCCCGCGCGTTCGCCGAGACCGTCGACGTGCCGCGCGCCGTCGGCAACTTCCGCGCCTACGCCGACCTGCTGTACGGGCGCCCGGAACGCGCCTACACCACGCGGGTCCCGGGGTGGAGCTCCGGGACGGGCGAGGCGCTCAACTACACGGTGCGCCGGCCGCTCGGGGTGGTGGCGGTCGTCTCGCCGTGGAACCTCCCGCTGCTGCTGTCGACCTGGAAGATCGCGCCCGCGCTCGCGTGCGGGAACACCGTGGTGGCCAAGCCGTCGGAGGAGACGCCCTCCACCGCGACGCTGCTCGCCCGGGTGATCGACGACGCGGGACTTCCCGGCGGCGTGTTCAACCTGGTGCACGGGCACGGCCCCGGCGCGGCGGGGGAGTTCCTCACCGGGCACCCCGGGGTGGACGCGATCGCCTTCACCGGGGAGTCGGCCACCGGCGCCGCGATCATGCGCAACGCCGCCGACCACGTCACCCCCGTCTCGTTCGAACTGGGCGGCAAGAACCCCGCGCTCGTCTTCGCCGACGCCGACCTGGACGCCGCCGTGGACGGGACGGTCCGCTCCTCCTTCACCCACTCCGGGCAGATCTGCCTGTGCACCGAGCGCGTCTACGTGGAGCGCCCCGTCTTCGAGGAGTTCGTCGCGAGGCTCGGCGAGCGGGCCCGCGCGCTGGACGGCTACGGGCCGATGATCTCGGCCGGGCACCGCGACAAGGTCCTGTCGTACTTCCGGCTCGCCCGCGAGGAGGGCGCCACGGTCGTCGCCGGCGGCGGCGCCCCGCGGTTCGGGGACGCGCGGGACGGCGGCTTCCACGTCGAGCCGACCGTCCTCACCGGGCTCCCCGAGAGCGCCCGGGCCGTCCGGGAGGAGATCTTCGGGCCGGTCTGCCACGTCGCGCCGTTCGACACCGAGGACGAGGCCCTCGCGCTCGCCAACGACAGCCCCTACGGGCTCGCCGCCGCGGTGTGGACGCGGGACCTGTCGCGCGCGCACCGGGTCGCGCCGCGCGTCGAGACCGGGATCGTCTGGGTGAACTGCTGGAACCTGCGCGACCTGCGCACCCCGTTCGGCGGCGTCAAGGCGTCCGGGATCGGCAGGGAGGGGGGAGAGTACTCCCTGGACTTCTTCTCCGAACCCGTCAACGTCTGCGTCCAGATCTGA
- a CDS encoding amidohydrolase family protein: MTVFDVHTHVFPRIGRDEGLMLADEGQPWLRVDHGGAGMMMCGDAEYRPVGDALWDAARRVADMDAAGVDRQAVSSTPLMFGYAAEPSRAADWCDFVNDRILAFCSDVPDRLLPLCQVPLQDPELACAVAERAAAAGHRGVHIGNHVGDRNLDDEGITAFLAHCAELGLPVLAHPWDMLGADRMRGHMLPWLSGMPAETQLSILGLMLSGAFERLPESLRLCFCHGGGSFAFLLGRADNAWHRRDIVRADSPRPPSEYVGRFHVDSAVFDPRALRLLVDVMGPERVMLGTDYPFPLGEKDPGATIRACPGLDDAGRALLLGGNAEAFFAPAHDLVTTEGMTQ; this comes from the coding sequence GTGACGGTCTTCGACGTCCACACGCACGTCTTCCCGCGGATCGGCCGCGACGAGGGCCTGATGCTCGCCGACGAGGGCCAGCCGTGGCTGCGCGTCGACCACGGTGGCGCGGGCATGATGATGTGCGGCGACGCCGAGTACCGGCCCGTCGGTGATGCGCTCTGGGACGCCGCGCGCCGCGTCGCCGACATGGACGCCGCCGGCGTCGACCGGCAGGCCGTCTCGTCCACGCCGCTGATGTTCGGGTACGCGGCCGAGCCGTCCCGCGCCGCCGACTGGTGCGACTTCGTGAACGACCGCATCCTGGCGTTCTGCTCGGACGTCCCCGACCGGCTCCTGCCGCTCTGCCAGGTGCCTCTCCAGGATCCGGAGCTCGCCTGCGCGGTCGCCGAGCGGGCCGCGGCCGCGGGGCACCGCGGGGTCCACATCGGCAACCATGTCGGCGACCGCAACCTCGACGACGAGGGGATCACGGCGTTCCTCGCCCACTGCGCGGAACTCGGCCTGCCGGTCCTGGCGCACCCGTGGGACATGCTCGGCGCCGACCGGATGCGCGGCCACATGCTGCCGTGGCTGTCGGGCATGCCCGCCGAGACGCAGCTGAGCATCCTCGGGCTGATGCTGTCGGGCGCGTTCGAGCGGCTCCCGGAGTCCCTGCGGCTGTGCTTCTGCCACGGCGGCGGCAGCTTCGCGTTCCTGCTCGGGCGGGCCGACAACGCCTGGCACCGCCGCGACATCGTGCGCGCCGACTCGCCTCGGCCCCCGTCGGAGTACGTCGGCCGGTTCCACGTCGACTCCGCCGTGTTCGACCCCCGCGCGCTCCGCCTGCTCGTGGACGTGATGGGCCCCGAACGGGTCATGCTCGGCACCGACTACCCGTTCCCGCTCGGCGAGAAGGACCCGGGCGCGACGATCCGGGCGTGCCCCGGCCTGGACGACGCCGGGCGCGCCCTGCTGCTCGGCGGCAACGCGGAGGCGTTCTTCGCGCCCGCCCACGACCTGGTGACCACCGAAGGAATGACGCAGTGA